A window of the Microbulbifer aggregans genome harbors these coding sequences:
- a CDS encoding glycerophosphodiester phosphodiesterase family protein — MLIAHRGDTSRQPENTIAAFEGAHSLGACAIQSQVQFSAEGTPWCFAQPNLRLPDTRRAKPLHKISDRDLRQLPMNTFAQLLDWAGRHRHLDWFIELQDKTLKSVGAEQAVEAVARRLRHQSDSFALLTSDCRSLRLARSIGCHQVALKLDSIVQCLSIEVLTLAPDYLLIRDSSVDCAELPPGPWQWVVYEVNSAQEAVEWRARGAHHILTGNLSLLMRSREASDVYGF, encoded by the coding sequence ATGCTGATAGCGCACCGTGGCGACACCAGCCGCCAACCGGAAAACACCATCGCCGCCTTCGAGGGCGCTCACAGCCTGGGGGCCTGCGCGATCCAGTCCCAGGTTCAGTTCAGCGCCGAGGGCACTCCCTGGTGCTTCGCCCAGCCTAACCTCAGGCTACCCGATACTCGGAGAGCCAAACCACTGCACAAGATCAGCGACCGGGACCTGCGCCAGCTGCCCATGAACACCTTTGCGCAGTTACTGGACTGGGCAGGGCGACACCGGCACCTGGATTGGTTTATTGAGCTGCAGGACAAGACCCTGAAGAGCGTCGGCGCCGAGCAGGCGGTGGAGGCCGTGGCCCGGCGATTGCGCCACCAGAGCGATTCTTTCGCCCTGCTCACCAGTGATTGCCGCAGCCTGCGCCTGGCCCGCAGCATTGGTTGCCATCAGGTGGCGCTGAAGCTGGACAGTATCGTCCAGTGTCTGTCGATCGAGGTTCTGACTCTGGCCCCGGACTATCTGCTGATCCGTGACAGCAGCGTCGACTGTGCCGAACTGCCCCCCGGGCCCTGGCAGTGGGTGGTCTATGAAGTGAACTCGGCACAAGAGGCGGTCGAGTGGCGCGCCCGTGGCGCCCACCATATCCTCACCGGCAACCTGTCGCTGCTGATGCGCTCCCGAGAAGCAAGCGATGTCTACGGATTTTGA
- a CDS encoding glycerol-3-phosphate dehydrogenase/oxidase, which yields MSTDFDALVVGAGIQGAGAAEALSEAGYRVAILEQIGIAAATSSRSSKLIHGGLRYLESGQFHLVYECLRERRWLLANKPQLVRMVPFYIPVYRHSRRSPWTVRLGLTVYALLAGVISGQSRFRAIPRSEWEQLSGLIQEDLIAVYRYYDAQTDDAALTRNVVESAVARGAQLICPGSLVGAELTGQGMRVDYVADGQLNTLRARVLVNCSGPWVSNTNDRCSPQAPLPALDLVAGTHIELPMSLGNKIFYVEAEDGRAVFVMPWQGQTLVGTTERSYRGDPRDVAPTLEEEQYLLHTVQRYFPQTRQLRGKDICDSWAGLRVLPQSKDSPFTRPRDTLICCDDPRRPRVLAVAGGKLTSYRATARKIVKTLRPTLEAPESEQSGEPAASATTSRSEKENH from the coding sequence ATGTCTACGGATTTTGATGCCCTGGTGGTTGGCGCCGGCATTCAGGGGGCCGGGGCTGCAGAGGCGCTGTCGGAGGCCGGGTACCGGGTGGCGATACTCGAGCAGATTGGCATCGCCGCCGCCACTTCCTCCCGCTCATCAAAACTGATTCACGGTGGACTTCGCTATCTGGAGAGCGGCCAGTTTCACCTGGTTTACGAATGCCTGAGGGAACGCCGCTGGCTGTTGGCCAACAAACCACAGCTGGTGCGCATGGTGCCGTTTTATATCCCCGTCTACCGTCACAGCCGCCGCTCCCCGTGGACGGTGCGACTGGGCCTGACAGTTTACGCCCTGCTGGCGGGCGTCATCAGCGGCCAGTCTCGCTTCCGCGCCATCCCCCGTAGTGAGTGGGAACAGCTTTCCGGCCTGATCCAAGAGGATCTCATCGCCGTTTACCGCTACTACGATGCGCAGACCGACGACGCCGCGCTGACGCGCAATGTGGTGGAATCCGCCGTTGCCAGGGGCGCGCAGTTGATCTGTCCCGGCAGTCTCGTCGGTGCCGAGCTCACCGGCCAGGGTATGCGTGTGGACTATGTGGCGGACGGTCAGCTGAATACGTTGCGTGCCCGGGTGCTGGTGAATTGCAGCGGTCCCTGGGTGAGCAATACCAATGACCGCTGCTCGCCCCAGGCCCCCTTGCCAGCGCTGGATCTTGTCGCCGGCACCCATATCGAACTGCCCATGTCCCTTGGCAACAAGATTTTTTATGTCGAGGCGGAGGACGGACGCGCGGTTTTTGTGATGCCCTGGCAGGGCCAGACCCTGGTGGGCACCACCGAGCGCAGTTACCGGGGCGACCCGCGCGATGTGGCACCAACACTGGAAGAAGAGCAGTACCTGCTGCACACGGTGCAACGTTACTTCCCCCAGACGCGGCAGCTGCGCGGCAAGGATATCTGTGACAGCTGGGCAGGGCTGCGGGTATTGCCACAGTCGAAAGACTCACCTTTCACGCGGCCGCGGGATACGCTGATCTGCTGCGACGATCCTCGGCGACCAAGGGTGCTCGCCGTCGCCGGCGGCAAGCTCACCAGCTACCGGGCCACGGCGCGAAAAATCGTCAAGACCCTGCGCCCGACACTGGAAGCGCCTGAGAGCGAGCAATCAGGCGAACCCGCCGCATCGGCCACTACCAGCCGCTCTGAAAAGGAAAATCACTAG
- the dusA gene encoding tRNA dihydrouridine(20/20a) synthase DusA, which produces MPDSPITPPENAKSKAVSHRFCTAPLMDWSDRHCRYFWRLLTKRATLYTEMVTTGALLFGDRERHLNFSPEEQPVALQLGGSDPKELAQCAQLAEQWGYSEVNLNCGCPSDRVQSGRFGACLMAEPKLVADCLAAMREAVSIPVTVKHRIGIDDMEDYAGLTAFVEAQAGVGIDTFIVHARKAWLNGLSPKENREIPPLKYDMVYQLKRDFPELEIVLNGGINSLEECEQHLQELDGVMLGRAAYQNPVLLAEVDSRLFGDEPGPSPVEVVEQMLPYIEREMSRGQRLNYISRHMLGLFQGVPGARRFRRHLSENAHKPGAGPEVMRDALSLVTQAA; this is translated from the coding sequence ATGCCCGACTCCCCCATCACACCGCCCGAAAACGCCAAATCAAAGGCCGTCTCCCATCGGTTCTGCACCGCGCCGCTGATGGACTGGAGCGACCGTCACTGCCGTTATTTCTGGCGTCTCCTGACCAAGCGGGCCACCCTGTATACGGAGATGGTCACCACAGGTGCGCTGCTGTTCGGTGACCGGGAGCGACACCTGAACTTCAGCCCCGAGGAGCAGCCGGTCGCCCTGCAGCTCGGCGGCAGTGATCCCAAAGAACTGGCGCAGTGCGCGCAGCTGGCCGAGCAGTGGGGCTACAGCGAGGTCAACCTGAACTGCGGCTGCCCCAGTGACCGGGTGCAGTCCGGACGCTTCGGCGCCTGCCTGATGGCCGAGCCGAAACTGGTCGCTGATTGCCTTGCTGCCATGCGCGAGGCTGTCTCTATCCCGGTTACCGTCAAGCACCGGATCGGCATCGACGATATGGAGGACTACGCCGGCCTGACTGCCTTCGTGGAGGCACAGGCGGGGGTCGGTATCGACACCTTCATCGTGCACGCTCGCAAGGCCTGGCTAAACGGCCTCAGTCCAAAGGAGAACCGGGAGATACCACCGCTGAAATACGACATGGTCTACCAGCTCAAGCGTGACTTCCCGGAGCTGGAAATCGTGCTGAATGGCGGTATCAATTCTCTGGAAGAATGCGAACAGCATTTGCAGGAACTGGACGGTGTTATGCTGGGGCGCGCGGCCTATCAGAACCCGGTATTACTGGCGGAAGTGGATAGCCGTCTCTTCGGTGATGAACCCGGCCCTTCTCCGGTGGAGGTGGTGGAGCAAATGCTGCCCTACATAGAGCGCGAGATGAGCCGTGGGCAGCGCCTAAACTACATCAGCCGGCATATGCTCGGGCTCTTCCAGGGGGTGCCTGGCGCACGGCGCTTTCGGCGTCACCTGAGCGAAAACGCCCACAAGCCCGGTGCCGGTCCGGAGGTCATGCGTGACGCCCTTTCACTCGTCACCCAGGCAGCCTGA
- the tal gene encoding transaldolase: MNKLEQLRQRSLVVADTGDIEAIRRYRPHDATTNPSLLYKAAQLPQYQPYLVDALAWADRHRGERGRLAAMKLAVAIGAEILDIVPGVVSTEVDARLSFDTRATVEYARQLIHLYEQADIDRERVLIKVASTWEGITAASILEREGIHCNLTLLFSFCQAVACAEAGVTLISPFVGRILDWHKASSGRDFTAADDPGVASVQGIYQYYKSRGYDTVVMGASFRNTGEIEALAGCDRLTISPQLLQALEEDSGTLASGLPDRVAPEERPRQALTEAEFRYQLNADAMATEKLAEGIRNFVHDQEQLEQLLLQQAKERATSDAATNS; encoded by the coding sequence ATGAACAAACTGGAACAATTGCGGCAACGCAGCCTGGTGGTGGCCGATACCGGCGATATCGAGGCAATCCGGCGCTATCGCCCCCACGATGCCACTACCAACCCCTCACTTCTTTACAAGGCCGCCCAGCTACCCCAATACCAACCCTATCTGGTAGATGCCCTGGCGTGGGCGGATCGACACCGCGGTGAACGCGGCCGGCTGGCGGCGATGAAGCTCGCCGTAGCCATCGGTGCCGAGATTCTGGATATTGTCCCCGGCGTGGTGTCTACAGAGGTCGATGCGCGCCTCTCGTTCGACACCCGCGCCACGGTGGAGTACGCACGACAGCTGATCCACTTGTACGAACAGGCAGATATCGACCGCGAGCGGGTACTGATCAAGGTTGCCTCCACCTGGGAGGGCATCACCGCCGCCAGCATCCTCGAGCGCGAGGGAATCCACTGCAACCTGACGCTACTGTTCAGCTTCTGCCAGGCGGTAGCCTGCGCCGAGGCCGGCGTAACCCTGATCTCCCCTTTCGTGGGCCGCATCCTGGACTGGCACAAGGCCAGCAGTGGCAGGGACTTTACCGCAGCTGACGATCCCGGTGTGGCCTCGGTGCAAGGCATCTACCAGTACTACAAGTCCCGTGGCTATGACACGGTCGTGATGGGCGCAAGCTTCCGCAACACTGGTGAAATCGAGGCCCTGGCCGGTTGCGACCGCCTCACCATCAGCCCGCAGTTGTTGCAGGCCCTGGAGGAGGATTCCGGTACCCTGGCGAGCGGCCTACCGGACCGGGTTGCTCCGGAGGAGCGCCCCCGGCAGGCACTGACGGAGGCGGAGTTCCGCTACCAGCTGAATGCGGACGCCATGGCCACCGAAAAACTGGCAGAGGGCATCCGCAACTTTGTCCACGACCAGGAGCAACTGGAGCAGCTGCTCCTGCAACAGGCGAAGGAGCGCGCAACCAGCGATGCTGCGACAAATTCGTAA
- a CDS encoding TerB family tellurite resistance protein, translating into MLRQIRKLFEQIGESEDIEKRDASDLRVISAALLAEVATVDHNLDERERETLAAVLQQHYRLEAAEASELVEEALSHREDATSLYEFTQTVNREFDDQNKYLLVRQMWQVALADGTIEPFEEHLIRRVADLIYLPHGLFTRARAEAREMGKLK; encoded by the coding sequence ATGCTGCGACAAATTCGTAAACTGTTCGAGCAGATCGGCGAAAGCGAGGACATCGAGAAACGCGATGCCAGTGACCTGCGCGTGATCAGCGCGGCTCTTCTGGCTGAAGTAGCCACGGTGGACCACAATCTGGATGAACGGGAACGGGAAACCCTGGCTGCGGTGCTCCAGCAGCACTACCGCCTGGAAGCCGCTGAAGCCAGCGAACTGGTGGAGGAGGCGCTCAGCCACCGTGAAGATGCCACCTCCCTGTACGAATTCACCCAGACAGTGAATCGGGAGTTTGACGACCAGAATAAATACCTACTGGTGCGGCAAATGTGGCAGGTAGCCCTGGCAGACGGCACCATCGAACCCTTCGAAGAACACCTGATCCGCCGCGTGGCGGATCTCATCTACCTGCCCCATGGACTCTTTACCCGGGCACGGGCTGAGGCCCGGGAGATGGGCAAGTTGAAATAG
- a CDS encoding STAS domain-containing protein — protein sequence MQSGQIMVGAHEGIYVIKLIGDVRLNLCTSFDNFIDSMFQHDDFNDVVFDLHGAKGVDSTTLGLMAKIAIRALERGCEKPLVLTTDQGIHHLLDAMGFDALIEVSEEHRDYAAEPEPLKCKTPDECAAREKVLEAHRVLMSMNEHNAETFRDLVHTLERECDPLDSPSTRMH from the coding sequence ATGCAGTCCGGGCAAATAATGGTCGGTGCCCACGAGGGTATCTACGTCATCAAGCTGATTGGCGATGTGCGACTCAATCTGTGCACTTCGTTCGATAACTTTATCGACAGCATGTTTCAGCACGATGACTTCAACGATGTCGTTTTTGACCTCCACGGGGCAAAGGGCGTCGACAGCACAACCCTCGGGCTGATGGCCAAGATCGCCATTCGTGCCCTGGAGCGCGGCTGTGAAAAACCGTTGGTGTTGACCACTGATCAGGGGATTCACCACCTGCTCGATGCGATGGGCTTTGACGCACTGATTGAAGTCAGTGAAGAGCACCGCGATTACGCCGCAGAACCGGAACCTCTCAAGTGCAAGACACCTGATGAGTGCGCGGCACGGGAGAAAGTGCTCGAGGCACACCGGGTGCTGATGAGCATGAACGAGCACAACGCCGAGACCTTCCGCGATCTGGTCCACACCCTCGAGCGGGAGTGCGACCCTCTCGACAGCCCTTCCACACGCATGCACTGA
- a CDS encoding PP2C family protein-serine/threonine phosphatase, producing the protein MGERQSLLLIEADQPSRDFVRQSLVRQGFSVTLAQSGLEGIGQFAPGLFMLVVTDLHLPDMGGLEVLRKIKQASPETPVVVLASNSEVSDVVQALRLGASDYLLKPIEDEAVIEHAVSRITDAQKMARENRDYREALERRNRELRDHVEVLQRDQEAGRLLQQHLLPRTPYQYPAGIEAAYRLVPSLFLSGDFIDYGLFGERFVAFYLVDVSGHGVSSALVTALIKHSIMHLLRERPLFTHLDTLHDDLLDILQTINRELLSTRLDKHATMFVGAIDSRARKLHYAVAGQVPTPALVTNQGAEWLPGKGRPLGLFERGNWQVLEATLPSSWSLVACSDGVLELFSGDLLEREQELLSAINASRGDLDSLCSALHVDTSEPLPDDVTILTLRQS; encoded by the coding sequence ATGGGCGAGCGCCAGTCACTGCTGTTGATCGAGGCCGACCAGCCTTCCCGCGATTTTGTCAGGCAGTCTCTTGTAAGGCAGGGCTTCTCGGTGACGCTGGCACAAAGTGGCCTGGAGGGTATTGGTCAGTTCGCCCCCGGCCTCTTCATGCTAGTGGTGACTGACTTGCACCTGCCCGATATGGGGGGGCTGGAAGTCCTGCGCAAGATCAAACAGGCCTCACCGGAAACCCCCGTGGTCGTGCTGGCATCCAACAGTGAAGTCAGCGATGTGGTGCAGGCGCTGCGGCTCGGCGCCAGCGACTACCTGCTCAAACCCATCGAAGACGAAGCGGTCATCGAGCACGCCGTCTCCCGCATTACCGACGCCCAGAAAATGGCACGAGAGAATCGCGACTATCGCGAGGCACTGGAGCGGCGTAATCGTGAGCTGCGGGATCACGTCGAGGTGCTGCAGCGGGATCAGGAGGCGGGTCGCCTATTGCAGCAGCACCTGCTGCCCAGAACGCCTTACCAGTATCCTGCGGGTATCGAGGCCGCTTACCGCCTGGTGCCCTCGCTATTTCTCAGTGGCGACTTTATCGATTACGGCCTCTTCGGCGAGCGCTTTGTGGCCTTTTATCTGGTGGACGTTTCTGGTCACGGGGTGTCTTCGGCGCTGGTTACGGCTCTGATCAAGCACAGCATCATGCACCTGCTGCGGGAGCGGCCACTTTTCACGCACCTGGATACGCTTCACGACGACCTGTTGGATATCTTGCAGACCATCAACCGGGAACTGTTGTCCACCCGGCTCGACAAGCATGCCACTATGTTCGTGGGGGCGATCGACAGCCGTGCTCGCAAGTTGCATTACGCGGTGGCCGGCCAGGTGCCGACGCCGGCGCTGGTGACCAACCAGGGTGCCGAATGGTTGCCAGGCAAGGGCCGACCGCTCGGGCTTTTTGAGCGGGGAAACTGGCAGGTGCTCGAGGCGACGCTGCCCAGTAGCTGGAGTCTGGTGGCCTGTTCAGACGGTGTGCTGGAACTTTTCAGTGGCGATTTGCTGGAGCGGGAGCAGGAGCTACTGAGTGCGATCAATGCCAGCCGGGGCGATCTCGACAGCCTGTGCTCGGCGCTGCATGTGGATACGTCGGAGCCGCTGCCCGACGACGTCACCATCCTCACCCTGCGCCAGAGTTGA
- a CDS encoding VacJ family lipoprotein, with translation MLGRTKSLPSLTLSVLLVLPFAALGQDDPFAEVPPENLPVEEPASTSGGENGAADAGAGDAEAASDGEAAAESATTGDAGGSLEDEYGFDPAAEFGGEQDSAKQDPWEDVNRAIFRFNDTADRWVLKPLAVTYREVTPIFMQHGVSNFYGNLREVTNSLNSALQWKWGQAGNDAGRFLINTTVGVVGLFDVAQRWGLEPNDGEDFGQTLAVWGVPAGPYVVLPFLGPSTVRDVPGRWVDIYTDPIYYIDHNPTEYAFRFADLVQTRASFLRTESLLQGDRYVLLRDAYLQRREFLIKDGASSTDDDFGAEETSDETEDGEEGAAETDSEADPFAF, from the coding sequence TTGCTGGGACGCACAAAGAGTTTGCCCTCGCTGACGCTATCGGTACTGCTGGTATTGCCGTTTGCCGCTTTGGGGCAGGATGACCCCTTTGCCGAGGTTCCGCCCGAGAATCTGCCGGTCGAGGAACCGGCGAGCACTTCAGGCGGTGAGAATGGTGCCGCGGATGCGGGCGCCGGAGATGCTGAGGCAGCCTCCGACGGAGAAGCAGCGGCGGAAAGCGCTACCACAGGGGACGCTGGCGGTTCTCTTGAAGACGAGTATGGCTTCGATCCCGCAGCAGAGTTCGGTGGCGAGCAGGATTCTGCCAAGCAGGATCCGTGGGAGGATGTGAATCGCGCCATCTTCCGCTTTAATGACACCGCGGACCGCTGGGTTCTGAAACCACTGGCGGTGACTTACCGTGAGGTGACCCCGATTTTTATGCAGCACGGGGTGAGCAATTTTTACGGCAACCTGCGCGAAGTTACCAATTCCCTCAACAGTGCCCTGCAGTGGAAGTGGGGGCAGGCCGGCAATGATGCCGGGCGCTTCCTCATCAACACCACGGTTGGCGTGGTCGGCCTGTTCGACGTGGCTCAGCGCTGGGGGCTCGAACCCAATGACGGCGAGGACTTCGGCCAGACCCTGGCGGTCTGGGGCGTGCCCGCGGGGCCCTACGTCGTGCTTCCGTTCCTGGGGCCCTCCACGGTAAGGGATGTTCCCGGCCGCTGGGTAGATATCTATACCGATCCCATTTATTACATCGATCACAATCCCACTGAGTATGCTTTCCGCTTTGCGGATCTGGTGCAGACCCGTGCCAGCTTCCTACGGACTGAATCGTTACTGCAGGGAGATCGATACGTACTGCTGCGCGATGCCTATCTGCAGCGCCGTGAATTCCTGATCAAAGACGGGGCTTCCTCTACCGATGACGATTTCGGTGCAGAGGAGACCAGTGACGAGACGGAAGACGGAGAGGAAGGTGCGGCGGAAACGGATAGCGAAGCCGATCCCTTTGCCTTCTAA
- a CDS encoding DNA-binding domain-containing protein: MHGATENQTDFQRIQRDFAAHLRHPREHAPPAEIEDRRLAIYRDLIYNNIESFIASGFPVLRKLYSDSDWHAMVRDFVHLHASRSPYFLQISEEFLHYLQNEREAHPCDPPFLLELAHYEWVELALDVSDAEIPGGLSREGDVLASIPVVSPLVWSLSYRFPVHQIGPAFQPEEPPEAPTFLLVYRDRSEEVGFMETNAVTARLLQLAQAEALPGRDLLLALAEEMHHPEPEVLVQFGQDLLEKLLRAGIVAGLR; this comes from the coding sequence ATGCACGGGGCCACTGAAAACCAGACCGACTTCCAGCGAATCCAGCGCGATTTTGCCGCCCATCTGCGCCACCCAAGAGAGCATGCGCCGCCGGCGGAAATTGAAGATCGCCGTCTCGCCATCTACCGGGATCTTATCTACAACAACATCGAATCTTTTATCGCCAGCGGTTTTCCGGTCTTGCGCAAGCTCTACAGCGATAGCGACTGGCATGCCATGGTGCGAGACTTCGTGCATCTTCACGCGTCACGGAGCCCCTACTTTCTGCAGATCAGTGAAGAGTTCCTTCATTATTTGCAGAATGAGCGTGAGGCCCACCCCTGCGATCCGCCTTTCCTTCTGGAGCTGGCCCATTACGAGTGGGTGGAGCTCGCGTTGGATGTCAGTGATGCCGAGATCCCCGGGGGGCTCAGCCGTGAGGGCGATGTACTCGCTTCGATCCCGGTTGTCTCACCACTGGTGTGGAGCCTGAGTTATCGGTTCCCGGTGCATCAAATTGGTCCCGCCTTCCAGCCCGAGGAACCGCCGGAGGCACCCACGTTCCTGCTTGTGTACCGTGATCGCAGCGAGGAAGTGGGCTTCATGGAGACCAATGCCGTTACCGCCCGGCTGTTACAGCTGGCCCAGGCCGAGGCGTTGCCCGGGCGCGACCTGCTGCTCGCACTTGCCGAAGAAATGCACCATCCGGAGCCGGAAGTGCTGGTGCAGTTTGGCCAAGACCTGCTGGAAAAGCTCCTTCGCGCCGGTATCGTCGCCGGTTTGCGCTGA
- a CDS encoding DUF692 domain-containing protein encodes MKIAEHRVFPVEGAGLGLRRSMMGEVVSPEHIDFLEVAPENWIGVGGRFGRWLREHTERFPFVIHGLSLSIGSPAPLDMDLVRAVKAFMREHGIRCYSEHLSYCSDHGHLYDLLPIPFTEDAVRYVAERISRVQETLGQRIAMENVSYYAAPGREMSELDFINAVLQEADCDLLLDVNNIYVNSINHQYDALEFLQGLPGERIAYVHVAGHYDEAEDLKVDTHGAPVIDPVWQLLEEAYRLHGPLPTLLERDFNIPPLPKLFEEVAHIRDIQAAVQPEVVYARGH; translated from the coding sequence ATGAAAATCGCCGAGCACAGAGTATTTCCCGTCGAAGGTGCGGGCCTCGGGCTTCGCCGATCCATGATGGGTGAGGTTGTTTCGCCGGAACATATCGACTTTCTCGAGGTGGCGCCGGAGAACTGGATCGGCGTGGGAGGGCGGTTCGGCCGCTGGCTGCGCGAGCACACAGAGCGGTTCCCGTTTGTGATACATGGATTATCCCTGTCCATTGGTTCCCCTGCACCGCTGGATATGGATCTGGTGCGAGCCGTAAAAGCCTTCATGCGTGAGCACGGTATCCGTTGCTACAGCGAGCACTTGAGTTACTGCTCTGACCACGGACACCTGTACGACCTGTTGCCAATTCCCTTTACCGAGGATGCGGTGCGGTATGTGGCAGAGCGTATTTCCAGGGTGCAGGAAACCCTGGGCCAGCGTATCGCCATGGAGAATGTCTCCTATTACGCGGCACCGGGCCGCGAAATGTCTGAACTCGATTTCATTAATGCGGTGTTGCAGGAAGCGGACTGCGATCTTCTCCTGGACGTCAACAACATCTACGTTAACAGCATCAATCATCAGTACGACGCACTTGAGTTTCTGCAGGGGCTGCCTGGTGAGCGTATTGCGTATGTTCACGTAGCAGGGCACTACGATGAAGCGGAGGACCTCAAGGTCGATACGCACGGTGCACCTGTAATCGACCCGGTATGGCAACTGCTGGAAGAGGCTTACCGGCTTCACGGCCCTCTGCCTACTTTGCTGGAGCGCGACTTCAATATTCCGCCGCTGCCAAAACTGTTTGAAGAGGTGGCCCATATCCGTGACATCCAGGCCGCGGTCCAGCCGGAGGTGGTTTATGCACGGGGCCACTGA